CGGAACTTCCTCTCAAGCTCTAAAACGGAACAACAGAGAACAGATTATAGGAAGACAACAATAGAGGGACATTCTTTGAAAAGCttagctgcgtcccaaatggcacattattccctatataatgcactacttttgagcagagccctatgggccctggtcaaaaatagtgcactatgtacaGAATTTCCAGTTCACACTTACGACCACATCTGCATACAAATCCAAAGACACCATGTTGATATCCTTTGGCCATCGACTACTCTTAACAATGATTACGCTTTATGGATGCATACTGCTCTATCTACACCCGTTGAGCATGTATTCTATATCATATGTTTCAGAGGGCAGTACAGTAACGTTACATACTCTGTAGGGTTTCTATGCCCTTGTTGGCCTTAGTGAGCAGGTCTTCAGCCTCCTTCTTGATCTCCTTGGCCCTCTGGTTGACGTTCCCCAGGCCCCCCGAGGCCCCATCCAGAGAGTCCACCTTCATCTGCAGTTCCTTGTACCGATCCTCTGTTTCATTCAGCCTCTGGAGCACAACCAGACACATAGAGCAACAAGTCAACATGGAGGACCACATCTATTGTCAAAATTAATATATTGCCACggctgaatttctgtagttcaatgcTTCCCATGGCTCCCCCTTCTAGCTATTGGGCTACAATTCACAGTGCGGTTTATACATTTATATGACAAGGTAAAAGATCCCGGATAAAATGAACACATTTACAAATAGGGAAAGGCACAGGAGGACTATCCGTAccaaactttaaattgtatttcAAGGCACTAGCATTTTGGCTCTTCCTAAATCGGTTTAGACATGATTCTTCCACCCCCTGGCTGAGTATAGAGagaaatatggtgtctcctattgccctggaagaggtggtcttcactgatatatgccttaaacaatgtaaactacgctttggtcctattattgCTCACACAATTTATTTTTGGCGCAAATTGAAAAACaatgtaactgggaatcaaaatggcatggccatactccaatatttcacaataatgccCTGAGATCTGGAGGGTGGCCTTTTGCATCCTCCCAATGGTCAAAATGTGGAATCCGTACCCTTGCTgatatcatggacagtaatgggttgagaacattccaagatttgaaagatacatccacattaccaggcaactccttttttctatatttacaacttaggtcagctatgctggtttatggagtcccttgggaaaccaactaccgaaccatccaatgatgggatttataaataaatgaTCTGGGCTCCCGAAAGGACTGATTTATATCATATATAAACGACTGttggaaagctcatattctgagctagccattAAAAAAGTGTGGTCCATGTACAAACTTATACAAACAAACAACaactaacagacacacacaaacaatgactacatctcatctgcccaggcctgcatgctcacacccccatccctagtgcctgcattatTATTTGTCACTTGGCCTTAAATTGAACCAATTTATTTTTCTTGgtcgcccatgctatttcaatatttgaataataaatcattagatttttccattgtgttaataaTGGCAGATTGATTGACTTCTAAGTTTTTAGTATAcattttttcaagatgagtgatgagaagagaattGTCCAgcccatcgggtatctcactacacccccatatgccatgtcttgaaatatgcagacatacggattaaaagtaagtttacattgtaatacttctgacagacaTTTTTTAGCTCAGCCCACAACTTCCGGACAAAAAAAACATGGAGGACCACAACCAGGACACActcatccatacacacacatacacatgcttaTGCCAGCACGCAGTCAAGCACACAGGCAcggatgcacacgcacacacacacacacacctgctccagTCCCGATGCTGCATTAGTGGCATTTTTGGCCTGGTTCTTGGCATCTTGGGCCATCTCCCTGTTCTGATCTGTCTTGGTTTTTAGTGCCTCTACCCCCATCGACAGGTTGGCCAGTCGCATCATAGCATCCATCTGCTTGACCTCCAGATCCTGAAGTTTCTCCTCCACCTGCATGGGTATACAACAAGAAAGATATCAGaatgtaaaacacacacacactgtggtgtGGCTGTGGACAGTAGTGTACCGTTGCGGTGGCGTTCCTTGTGCTGTTGAGATTGTTCAGGGCATTGTCCAGGGCTTTGGTTGCATTCTGAATAGCCTTTTCAGACGCATCCAAAGACTGCTTAGTCATGTTGGCTGTGTCCTTCACTCCTTCTGCCCGTGTccttcaaacacacacaggacatgtgTGAGTCTGAGAGCTCTGCTGTTCTATGAAAACACTCTCTGTGCATTTCCTGTGTTCCATTTTATATCACATAGGCTAATAACAGAGTAACTACTGGTGAACAGACAAAGATCATCATGATTTACTTATAAGTCTATACGTCTAAGTCTAATATGCCTCTCTTtgcctctttctccctctgtcttaCTTGGCATCCTTAGCTCGGTTGAGCAGCTCCTTGGCCTGGTGGAGTTGCTGGGAGGTGTGGTTGAAGACCCCCTCTACATCTGTCAGGTTGTTAATGTTGTCTTTAATCTGCTGGACCATGCTGTCTAGAGTGGTTCTGTTGAAAGGAAGAGATATGGCCAGCACCTGCTGAGCCACCTTCTCTATGCTCTCTGGGTCCGCACCCTCCTCTGTACACAACACATAGTGGAGAAGAACCATGATCAATTTCATATCATAAGACATGTCCATAGAGATAAGTTATCTGGAAGGTTACTGGCATTAACAAACCAGTCAGGAAGTCTTTGATCTTCTGAATTAATTCCTTGAGTTTTTTATTGGAGTTTTCAAATAAGTCCTTCTTCTTCTGGGCTTTGTCCAGGGTGTCCATGGCTTGATTCTTCACATCCTGGGTCAGCATAGCTAGGTCCTGGAGCTGGAAACATAAAACTGGGGATTACTGCATATGCAACACATATACAAAACATGCTTACAATCACAAGAGCACTGACAGACATATAATACAACCCCTTTTAGAGAACTTATAAAGGCAGATTTTGCTCAGTGATTCAGCTTATATTGAGATACATGCATGCAGAGGTATCGTACATGTGAGATATTTAGGCAGACATACCTTTTTAGCCATACCCTGGAGATCCTCACTGGCAGCAGTCAGGTTGTCTGTGACATCATTGGCATGTTTCAGTCCCTTTAGGGAGGCGCTAACAGTCCCGTTACACCCATCCCCGCCACACACCCGGCGACCGTCATTGTCACGACAACCagcacccccacatgggctgtcGTGACATGTGCCATTGGAGCTGGCATTGGAATGGCCACCACATACCTGgaagaaaaacaacaacagagttgtcagagagacacagagcgctACAGGGCACATATTTAGGGCAGGGATAGTGTAACAGTTATCACAAGTGAAATCATGACAGGTCTGACAGTTAGCTCTATGTGACAGGGATGACCAATCCTGCTAAGAAAGGCGACTAGCTTCCCTTTAGGATACAGACCCCACTATATTGTCCCCTACAGGCCCCTACACTCCTGGAGAAAAAAGGCTTCTTtgtttgtccccataggatacctttttttggtttcaggtagaaagAACCCTTTGGTGGTGAAAAAGGTTATCCTTATAACCTTTGTGTTGAAAGAGTTCCACGTATAATTTTGTTTTAGTGAAAGTGTTCCACTTTGAACCAAAACATTTTTCATTTTCAGAGGGTTCCCCTTTTGGGGACAACTGAAGAACCCTTTATGGTTCTAGGTAGcaccttcttttctaagagtgtaccttgTGGCTCAAGTGGTGGACTTTCTTGTCCACATCCTGGGCTTTGTTCTGCAGCTCTGACAGTGATTTCTTCTGGGCCGCCACGGTGCGCAGGAACTTATCCCGTCTCTTGTTCAGAAGGCCCTCGGTGTGTGCACGTGTGGCTTTAGACTCCTCCACAGGGCTGAAAGGACCGGACACTGAGGCGTTGCACTTCTGTTGAGCCTCCTGGGACTCACCGTAGTACTTCTTCACATTGTCAAACTGATCTGGGATGGGACAAGAACAAGGCCAAAGACATGAATGAAAGAGACTAACTGAAGAGTAAATACATgtgtatgtcaaatcaaatcaaatcaaattttattggtcacatgcgccgaatacaacaggtgcagacattacagtgaaatgcttacttacagcccttaaccaacagtgcatttattttaaacaaaaaaaagtaagaataaaacaacaacaaaaaaagtgttgagaaaaaaagagcagaagtaaaataaagtgacagtagggaggctatatatacagtaaaataaagtgacagtagggaggctatatatacaggggggtaccgttgcagagtcaatgtgcgggggcaccggctagttgaggtagttgaggtaatatgtacatgtgggtagagttaaagtgactatgcataaatacttaacagagtagcagcagcgtaaaaaggatggggtggggggcagtgcaaatagtccgggtagccatgattagctgttcaggagtcttatggcttgggggtagaagctgttgagaagtcttttggacctagacttggcactccggtaccgcttgccgtgcggtagcagagagaacagtctatgactagggtggctggagtctttgacaattttgagggccttcctctgacaccgcctggtatagaggtcctgaatggcagggagctttgccccagtgatgtactgggccgtacgcactaccctctgtagtgccttgcggtcagaggccaagcagttgccataccaggcggtgatgcaaccagtcaggatgctctcgatggtgcagctgtagaattttttgaggatctgaggacccatgccaaatcttttcagtctcctgagggggaataggctttgtcgtgccctcttcacgactgtcttggtgtgtttggaccatgatagttcgttggtgatgtggacaccaaggaacttgaagctctcaacctgttccactacagccccgtcgatgagaatgggggcgtgctcagtcctctttttttttcctgtagtccacaatcatctcctttgtcttggtcacgttgagggagaggttgttgtcctggcaccacacggccagatctctgacctcctccctataggctgtctcatcgttgtcggtgatcaggcctaccactgttgtgtcgtcggcaaacttaatgatggtgttggagtcgtgcctggccatgcagtcatgggtgaacagagagtacaggaggggactgagcacgcacccctgaggggcccccgtgttgaggatcagtgtggcagatgtgttgttacctacccttaccacctgggggcggcccgtcaggaagtccaggatccagttgcagagggaggtgtttagtcccaggatccttagcttagtgatgagcttagagggcactatggtgttgaatgctgagctgtagtcaatgaatagcattctcacgtaggtgttcctcttgtccaggtgggaaagggcagtgtggagtgcgatagagattgcatcatctgtggatctgttggggcggtatgcaaattggagtgggtctagggtttctgggattatgctgttgatgtgagccatgaccagtctttcaaagcacttcatggctacagacgtcagtgctacgggtcggtagtcatttaggcaggttatcttagagttcttgggcacggggactatggtggtctgcttgaaacatgttggtattacagactcagtcagggacatgttgaaaatgtcagtgaagacacttgccagttggtcagcacatgctcggagtacacgtcctggtaatccgtctggccctgcggccttgtgaatgttgacctgcttaaaagtcttactcacatcggctacggagagcgtgatcacatagtcatcccggaacagctggtgctctcatgcatgcttcagtgttgcttgcctcgaagcgagcatagaagtggtttagctcgtctggtaggcttgtgtcactgggcagctcgcggctgtgcttccctttgtagtctgtaatagttttcaagccctgccacatccgacgagcgtcagagccagtgtagtatgattcaatcttagacctgtattgactctttgcctgtttgatggttcgtcggaggtcatagcgggatttcttataagcgtccgggttagagtcccgttccttgaaagcggcagctctaccctttagctcagtgcggatgtttcctgtaatccatggcttctggttggggtatgtacgtacggtcactgtggggacgacatcatcgatgcacttattgatgaagccagtgactgatgtggtgtactcctcaatgctgtctgaagaatcccggaacatgttccagtctgtgctagcaaaacagtcctgtagcttagcatctgcgtcatctgaccacttttttattaaccgaatcactggtgcttcctgcttcagtttttgcttataagcaggaatcaggaggatagagttatggtcagatttgccaaatggagggcgagggagagctttgtatgcgtctctgtgtgtggagtaaaggtggtctagagtttttttccctctggttgcacatttaacatgctggtagaaattaggtagaacggatttaagtttccctgcattaaagtccccggccactaggagcgctgcatctggatgagcgttttcctgttgattaatggccttgtacaactcattcagagcaatcttaatgccagcattggtttgtggtggtaaatagacagctatgaaaaatatagatgaaaactctcttggtaaatagtgtggtctacagcttatcagaatgtgtgccagtgtgtgtacTTTTGTACTATACTTGAAGTCCCCACaataatagtaaacaaacaaaaagttgACCAAtaggggacattttgttagtcccgaCAAGGTCAAatactatttctagggggtttatggttaaggttagaaagtgttagggttagaattaggtttagggttagggttaggagctagggttagttttaggatTAGGAGCTagggctaggtttagggttaaggttaaggttagggttaggtttatggttaggggttaaggaaaatagtattttgaatgggactgaattgtgtgtccccacaaggttagttgtacaagacgtGTGTGAGCGTCAAGTGTATATGTGTCTGTTTTGGTGACTGGGGAAGAAGGGGGTCTAGGGGAAGGTGTTACCTTGGAAACCAGAGCTGAGGTAGTTCTCCTGTTCTTGGCGGCTGTGCACCAGAGTGGTGTTGAGGTCCCTGAGTTCTCTCTCCATCTGGGTCAGGTTCCTCCTTAGTACCTCGTCCTGCACCGCTGTCCCATTCAGCTCCCAGGCCACACCCATCAGACGCCCGTCAGTCAGAGCTATCTCCGCTCTGGAATGCCACATAGTCGTGTTAGACTTCTGACTTCTTATATGACTCAGTCCATAGTCAATGGGTATTGTCAATTTCACACAGAATCcagttttatgtgtgtgtattatgttAGTATGGCCCTCAGTATTGTCATCAGTGGATTCATTAGTTATTGTCATCAGTGGATTTAACTACTCTACACTGCAAGAGGTCAAAGAGCACTCTCCATTCTAGTgccacctacagtacagtacagtatgacgCTGTTACCTGAGGTCATCGATGGACTGGCCAATCAGCTGGTGTAGTCTGTCCCAGTCTCCGTCTCGGATCAGATCCTGTACCTGGGCCAGTTTGTTCTCCAGCTCGCGGATGCGTTTGTCTCCCACGCCGGgcgtctctcccctctccacgaTCTTCTGGATGTCATGGCGGATGTGGTCCAGGTCCCGGCGGATCATACACACCGCGTCATCCCACAGCTCAAAGCAGGGGTGGCACCGGACACACTTAGGGAATGCCCCGGTGAACCCGCGGGCACACTCGTCACACCGCTGCCCCGCCGCCCCCTCCTTACACTCACACACCCCCGTCACACGGTCACACTGGGCCATCTCTGAGCCCAGGCGGTGACAGTTACACTCTGAGggagtagagagatggagagggggagaatagaggtggagagggggagaagagagatggagagggggagaagagagatggagaggaggagaagagagatggagatggagtagaagagagatggagatggagtagaagagagatggagagggggagagagagtagagagatggagagggggagaagagagatggagaggggggagaagagagatggagagggggagaagagagatggagagggggagaagagagatggagagggggagaagagagatggagatggagtagaagagagatggagagggggagagagagtagagagatggagagggggagaagagagatggagagggggagaagagagatggagagggggagaagagagatggagagggggagtagagagatgtagagggagtagagagatggagaggggaagaagagagatggagagggggagagagatggagatggagtagaagagagatggagagggggagagagagtagagagatggaaagggagtagagagatggaaagggagtagagagatggagagggagtagagagatggagagggagtagagagatggagaggaggagaagagagatggagagggggacaagagagatggagatggagtagaagagagatggagatggagtagaagagagatggagagggggagagggagtagagagatggagagggagtagagagatggagggggagagagagatggagaggaggagagagatggagcagagagatggagagggggagagagatacacATGAAGATATACATTGTGAATATGAAGGTGGCAGTAATACAGAATATAGAATTAAAGGCAGACTTTGAAAAGCCTATTGAACTGTGATGTGTGATTACCTTCACACTGCACGCGTGGGTCTCCCCAATGGAACTGCTCACACTCCGTGCACTGCCTTCCCCCAAAGCCTTGCTGACAGTGACACTGTCCACTAAactacaggcagacagagagagggataccACTGATAAAGTAAAGTACACTAAACAAAAGTATGTAAAACTGCCTTTCACAACTATAGGGCCTACCATGTTGCAATGGGATCCCATAGCGTGATGAGGGTGGCACCCACACTGCTCACACCCTCTGTCTGTGCCATAGTTCCAGTAGTCGGGGGCACACTGGTCACAGTTGTGCCCGACCACATTTTCCCGACACGGGCatgctcctgtctgtctgtcacagtgGCAATGACCGTCACTGCAGTATGACTGTTGTGTACCTGCTGTTACACATGTGCAGCCTGCAGATGGAATAAGATACACGTcagacacaatacaacacaaacaGAGCAGAGAATGTCATAAGATATAATTGAGCGAATGTGCACTGCAGACACATGCCAATTGTTTGTCTCCAGTGGGCATGACCAGTCCCTTACACACATAAGAAAATGCAGAGAACTCATTAGAGATTCAACCATCTACTGTCATGTTGTAACTCACGCCTGCAGTCCTGGGCCAGGGCGTTGCCATAGTAACCGTGTTTACAGTCGGAGCAGGAGGGGCCGTCCGTGTTGTACAGGCACCTCAGGCATTGGCCGGTGCTGGGGTCACATGACTCTGGGTCCTGGGTGTCGATGTTGCCACTGCACTGGCACGGGCGGCACTGCCCCCCTGGGAGCGCAATGTTGCCATAGTAACCAGGGGCACAGCGTTCACAGCGAGGGCCTAGGGTggggaaggggttagggttaggttagagtggaggggttagggttaggtaaataAGTGAAATGCCTATAAACCAAGCTAGGATGTATTTTTTAGTGAGCTAAACTGTATCATTGGGACTCACCTGTATAGCCCTCTTTACAGTTGCAGAGGATCTGATTGGATGAGATGTCAGTGTGACAGGAGTCCCCGTTGGAGTGTCCACTTCCTGGGTTCCCAGGACAGGCACATGGTCGACAGTGATCTCCAGACCCCAGCACTGGGTTCCCAAAGAAACCATTCACACACCTGGGCAGGGAGGGACAGAACAGGTGTATTTGAGTATTGTACCCATCATCACACTATTACCTAATCTGTTTCATGTGGTACACTTACTACCCATCACACTATTACCTATTGGACTACTACTGATCAAACAATTATCTGATCCAACCACACTACACCAAAACACTACTACCCAGACCACTACCAATCACTACCCTGTCTATCCCACTCCCACTGCCCACCTTTCACAGTACTGTCCATCAGTGTAGTCTCTGCAGGCCTGGCACGCCCCTGTTTGTGGGTTGCAGTCATCAGCGTGACCGTTACACTGGCACGGCCTGCAGCTGGGGAAGCCCCACTGGCCAGGCTGGCAGTCTGAACACTGGCGCCCGCTGGCCCCCTGTCTGCATGGGCACTGCCCTGTCGCCGGGTCACACTGGTGCCCCAGAGAGCCCTGGGAATGGCAGTCACAGgctgtggagggagggggagaaagagagggggagaggagagagaaaaggagggagggagagagagggagaaagagagaaggggaaatAGTATTTCAGATGTGTTTTGTGAGGTTATCCAGTGTTTGACACACACAAGCTGTAGCACCTGCcatatagagtaccagtcaaaagtttggacacacctactaatgcaaaggtttttctttatttgtactattttctacattgtagaataatagtgaagacatcaaaactatgaaataacacatatggaatcacgtattaaccaaaaaagtcttaaacaaatcatcaaatttgagattcttcaaatagccaccctttgccttgatgacagctttgcacactcttggcattctctcaaccagcttcacctggaatgcttttccaacag
This portion of the Coregonus clupeaformis isolate EN_2021a chromosome 24, ASM2061545v1, whole genome shotgun sequence genome encodes:
- the lamb2l gene encoding laminin subunit beta-2; this encodes MAFCQDLLTSAMAAYLGIFILALSVVGQQLPSSPHGCMEGSCYPATGNLLIGRNINLSATSTCGLHGPEHYCIVSHLQELDKCFACNSQRPYDPYYHKNSHRVENVIQLKDSNEDLTWWQSVNGEEGVSIRLNLEAEFHFTHLIMKFKTFRPAAMLIERSADFGRSWRPYRYFAYNCTKTFPRVPSHALHYINDVICEERYSDIEPSTEGEVIYKVLDPAIHVKDPYSLEIQELLRITNLRINFTKLHTLGDNLLDRRSDVLQKYYYSLYELVVRGSCFCYGHASECAPVPGVDARDSGMIHGRCVCKHNTEGLNCERCRVFHNDLPWSPAEANNPHTCRECNCNGHSSECHFDMAVYLATGNASGGVCDHCLHNTMGRNCEMCKPFYYKDPSRDIRDPAACTACDCDPVGSMEGGVCDSHTDLNMGMIAGQCRCKLNVKATRCDYCKEGYYGLTHNDPQGCQPCNCDHRGIIMLGAPCDQISGDCSCKRYVTGRYCNQCLPEYWGLSNDLAGCRACDCDFGGAYSNRCMVENGQCDCRRHLIGRQCSDVQPGYFCAPLDYYRYEAEDAVGHSPSDHNLPGKARPQAEVDCVEHLNNQLRRHRRHRRIATTQQQRTALRRIRQLQQTPDVRSVHRERSQGHMVTWTGPGFARVKDGAGLVFTIDNIPHAMEYDIMIRYEPESTEDWEAIVSVTSLLLPTSSRCGNLLPTEQLYTVTLPHHRRYVQMPRPFCFEPSNRYVVAIRFQRHGVSQRHLTAFILVDSLVLIPKYTELPGFQGNDPAVEERRDEMVRYMCLDSFLATPMPMLAEMCTKLICSISAILHDGALQCQCDPQGSLSAECDRVGGQCRCKPNVIGRRCDQCAPGTYGFGPYGCTACDCHSQGSLGHQCDPATGQCPCRQGASGRQCSDCQPGQWGFPSCRPCQCNGHADDCNPQTGACQACRDYTDGQYCERCVNGFFGNPVLGSGDHCRPCACPGNPGSGHSNGDSCHTDISSNQILCNCKEGYTGPRCERCAPGYYGNIALPGGQCRPCQCSGNIDTQDPESCDPSTGQCLRCLYNTDGPSCSDCKHGYYGNALAQDCRRCTCVTAGTQQSYCSDGHCHCDRQTGACPCRENVVGHNCDQCAPDYWNYGTDRGCEQCGCHPHHAMGSHCNMFSGQCHCQQGFGGRQCTECEQFHWGDPRVQCEECNCHRLGSEMAQCDRVTGVCECKEGAAGQRCDECARGFTGAFPKCVRCHPCFELWDDAVCMIRRDLDHIRHDIQKIVERGETPGVGDKRIRELENKLAQVQDLIRDGDWDRLHQLIGQSIDDLRAEIALTDGRLMGVAWELNGTAVQDEVLRRNLTQMERELRDLNTTLVHSRQEQENYLSSGFQDQFDNVKKYYGESQEAQQKCNASVSGPFSPVEESKATRAHTEGLLNKRRDKFLRTVAAQKKSLSELQNKAQDVDKKVHHLSHKVCGGHSNASSNGTCHDSPCGGAGCRDNDGRRVCGGDGCNGTVSASLKGLKHANDVTDNLTAASEDLQGMAKKLQDLAMLTQDVKNQAMDTLDKAQKKKDLFENSNKKLKELIQKIKDFLTEEGADPESIEKVAQQVLAISLPFNRTTLDSMVQQIKDNINNLTDVEGVFNHTSQQLHQAKELLNRAKDAKTRAEGVKDTANMTKQSLDASEKAIQNATKALDNALNNLNSTRNATATVEEKLQDLEVKQMDAMMRLANLSMGVEALKTKTDQNREMAQDAKNQAKNATNAASGLEQRLNETEDRYKELQMKVDSLDGASGGLGNVNQRAKEIKKEAEDLLTKANKGIETLQKLERKFRNNEQRMQDQQTELGELEKNATDARDAIRKQVQTYNNCN